The genomic DNA GCAAATGAGTGGACTTGAGAAAGTGGACCgaaactgtagcagatttgattgaagcgagaaaaaaagtaagaatgcttTGTATAattaaaaaggtgaaaaaaaaaaatttattttgtagtaatttttttatttaaatagtaataaaaagtgattaatgtaatataaaaagtaagaatgttgtgattgattttgagaaatattttttgaGATTTAGAATCTGATCCAGTCcattcctttgccaaacacaccggCAACCAACTATCTATAGCTAAGTAGCATGGCATGGCTAGGAAGGCCATGATGGCTTGCAGCCTATACAACTGTAAGGATTCAATTGCACTCCCGCCCAGATAGGAGGCTTTTGATAACAATTCAAGCAAATAGGCCATTTGCTCCGGTAAAAGAGTTCTTGCTTTGGCAAGAAGGCTCATCAAGACTCAAGAGCACCTAACAAGCACCTACCTGCTAGGGTAGACCTATCTTAATGGTTGAAAAATCTTTAGCaacctcaaatttttttttttttttttttgtttaaaaaaaatccttacaTGATTTAGCTTTCTACTATATATAATTCtctttatatctatatattttatttattgacgTAGATTCAGATAGGAAAAATTGTTGGAATTAATATGTAATCGTAGGAATCCCGGTGTTTAATTGGCGACAAATAGGTGATTCTTGTCGTAGAGCATCCCTTGAAGTCCAATCTTGGGGCAACATAACCTCCCTTGGACCCACACCCTTGCCTCCTCAACGGTGTACCACGTGAACAGGCATGGCCACACGCTATAACACCTCATAGGCGTAGGGTACGTATATGAATAATTGTACTCCTAGCTAGTCCTGGACCCGCCCGCCACTGGATCTTTTTTCACGTTGCTGGTGAACTTTTTACCACCGTACTCCACGGTGGTCCGTCATTAATCACCACCACACATGACGCCCCCCTCTATGAGAATTATCCGACGGTGTAAATTTAACTTCAACTTCAAGGGACAAAGGCCTTTGTGTCTGCCTGGCCTGTTTATTCGTTAAACAAAGGAAGAATGTTCTTTTGCAAGAAAGCAACGGAATTATTAGGTGTGGTGTTTATTGTTTGTGACTACTGACTAGGCAAGTGTCTCTCATTCTTTCTCTTAATTAGGTTTTCTATACGTGTGATGCTTTGTGCATGGTGCACCCACGTGCAGATGCATGACAAGGCTGCTTTCTTGGGGGTCTCAATCGCCACGTGCACCGCTATTGGCGTAGGGTTGTCCTTTGTGAGGCAGGGGGGGGGGGCCAACTTCAATTTCTTAGTTTCGTCAAGCAGAAGCTCATCACTCAGAACAACTCAGCATGCGACAGCGTTCTAATCACgaatttcttctctctttatgaTGAAATTCAACTTCCAAATTCTTATCTAAATGCCCAGCTGCCAAGTCAGCTGTCAAACGCTTAAGCGAATCGAGATTCACAACAATTTTACAGTTAAAAGTTACTAATAATCAAACAGTAAAGTTGATAGAGCTAATATCATTTACCTGTCAAGCAAAATTTGAGTTGTCCATCTCCTTATTTGGACAGGGCGGAAAATTCTGATCTCTAAGCATGTGGTTAGCAACACACATGCTTAGTGGTGCCTATTGATTCGTAAGTCTTTGAGCAGCTGTAGAGGTCTGCGATTTAAAATTCACTGAGTGCAAACTGTTTCTTGGGTTACACTTATCTCGTAAATAACTAGTAAAGTACCTTATTTCATGTAGGAAAATTTTCGAGAATACGGTACACGGGATCGAGGTTTACTTTACAATAGTTAGTCCGAAGGGCTTTGCCATATGGAGATTCCCCgtcatcataaaataaaaaaaataaaataaaaataatgatgaCTTGTGATGTTTCTGCATTCCTATTGTTTTGGATTAATACTCATGACAAAGGTTGCCTCCCGTTTGCTGATCAACATGGAAATTCAAAAAGGACGTCTATGTGAAGGAGAGGAGAAGGAAGAAGCACGTTGTCGCATGACTCCAAAAACGTCTCTCTTGATGATTGACATGTTCACCTTCCCCAAGTTGTCTAGCCTAGAAGGCCGACCTGTTTTGTCGgatgaaaaatgaatgaattaaggagaaatttcattttaaactctTGAACTATCATGCGATTTGACATAATTTCTTCGaacttttaaactttcaatttgaacccctaaacttttaattgcaatcaatttaaataatcccgtcaatttttgccgttaaaacccttaaaaagataaaattacccttcaattttcttcttattaaaaaaatttgaaaataatgaaaaaataatttttgataaaaaaaggagtcacaaggtggcccaacgtgggtcaccttgtgattttttttatttttttttaaatttgaaattaaaggtaaatttaaaattttataaaaaaagtcaggagtataaacatcattgtatcacttttaacgtttaaaatttgacagatGTGTTCAAATTGGTTGTaaatgaaagtttaggggtccaaattgagaaatttcaaAGTTTGTGGGAGGTATGTCAAATCGGGTAGTAGTTCagaggtctaaagtgaagtttcctcttaaattaatcatttaatttaatttgtaggggaaacttcactgaagacccctgaactttcacccgatttgataaaccctccctaaacttcaaaatctcttaatttaatcatctgaactttcaattgctttcaatttgaatctctccgtcaaattttaaatgttacatgacgtttataccccccAACtttatataaaattccaactttcaaaacattttttttattaaaaaaaaaaaaaaaatcatggatattttagtatttttttgtacttttaataGCTAAAATTGATGGAAGGATCCAAATTGAGAGGAATTGAAAGTTCGggaaactaaattgagagattttgaagtttatgaaGGGTATTTCAAAATGAGTGGAAGTTGGGGAGTTTTcagtaaagtttcccctaatttGTATTATAATACTCTTATTCACGTATAGACTTCGGCACATAGAATATTCAATCGAAAATGAATGACAAACAATGTTTGAACTCAGAACCTTTGTTTTGATACTACATTATTCTATAGCcagaaattcaagttccaattCACCACATACAATTATACAACACCTGAAATGGTTTGTGCAATAGAGTCTCAGAATATAATGGTCTCACATTTTTCATTGCAGTAACCTTTCTGGATGAAAATCCTTCCATGCATCAGAGCAGTCCTCTACAATTCCTCACTCCAGTCACTGAGACTTCAGCCTCTGAACATCTACCAATTGGTAAAGATCACCCCGCCGTTGCTTTAACAATGGGAGGTTTGTCCTGAATGTTTTAATCACAGAATTAGGATAAAAGAATACTATAAAGCACAGTAAAAACATTTCCACAAGTATAGGACAAAACATTACCTCCTGAGCTCAATTAGTGAATAATCTACCTCCGCTATGATTATAGCCTCCTCGTGTTCGGTGGTTGCCAGGACTTCTCCAAACTGCCACAGTTTTGTAATAACTTATGTGTTAATATTACTTACAACCCTAAAGAGCTTTGCtgaattcataaataaataggTGTTATGCTAACCTGGCGATAAGATTAGAATTAACCTTAATAATTCAATTTGGGCTTCGTGATTAGATTAGGAGAAATAGTTCAAGAGTAGTTGTCTTGAAAGTAGGGTGATTATTTTATCTCAATAGGGTTTGTTAGTAGGATTACTTGTTTGAGATCAATAAAGCATGTTGGAGAAATTTTATTAACGAGTTCTTTGTTGTGAGGGTCAGGTTCTCTCTGAAAAACCTACCCTAAATAAACCCGTTATGCGCTTTCATCTTAATGTTAAGAAGAGTCCCAAAATGAGAGAACGTTTTCTGAAGAAGCTCAAATCTCTAGCTGCTTGTTTTCTTCATAGTCGTTATCAGTTGGTTCCCACAGTTTCATTTAGACATTGTCGTACATTTTTTGTACAATAAAACCAAAGTGTTCTGTACGACTTGGTAGTTGCTTGTATAGCGGAACAAAATGCACTACACACTTGTGCATTACAGACTCGGCATGGACATCATCCAATGAAAACTATAAAATAGCTCTCTTGTATTTCGTGACTCCCAGTTTCCACCGTCTTGTCGTTTTGCCTCTTCAGGCCAATAAAACCACTGGCAAGTTACTATCATGCATTGTCGTAGCTCCTCcaatctctccctctcccaAATAAACATGCCGGCTTGTCAATCGGCTTGGCGTCCTCTCATGGTGGCTCTTCCACATCGATTTCCTTTTCGTCCTTCACTGCTTCATCCCCCAAAGTCCTCTTCTTCTCCCACTGCATCTTCGTCGACTCCCCTTTCTCCGCTATGGGTTTCAGGCACTTCTGACACTTTTGTCACAGCTGACTCTCCAGCAGCTTCTCTTCTGTCTCCGCAAGCTGCATATGTTTTTCCCGCAGTTGGATCTCCATCGACGCCTCTATTCCCTCCAAGATCTTCGTGAGTGTTTGGCGCAACGCACGTCGTGCCCAGATCTATGCAAGTGGCTGGTGTAGAGCAGGTTGCAGCACACGGGTGCTCTATGAAAGAAACTCACACCACACCCATTGTTTAGCGTATGGCCGGTGTAGCGCAGATCACAACTCATGAGTCCTCTTCAATGCTCAGTAGATTGCCTCACGCAACCCACTCATCTCCAGTGATCTACGAACACTGGTCTGCTTCTCACTCGACGTTGCACTGTAGTGACAAGGCGAACGAGTATGCGAAGATGGAGCTCCCAAGTTGACAACGCACAAGTACGTACAGTCACAGGCAGACAACGTTGTACAGTTCCACTCCATTACGAACGGCGGCGCACTGTGATGATCCCTCTGCATCTGGGTCTCCCTCTTGACCTCCCTGTTTCCTGCGTGTTCCCCTTCCTTGAAGAACAAATTGCCGCAGAGGTGGCCATTTTCAATCTGCACATCGCAATTGGAGCAAAATCCATGGTTGTGTTGGTCCTACAGTTCAGTGGAGCTATGGCAAAAGATGGTTGGCGTCTTTGGTTCAAATGGTTGCAATAGGTTCGGGGGTGACATTGATGGTGGCTGCCGAGAAGGGCGGCATCGGACAGGATGTGTGAGGGTGATAATGCAAGGGAAGCAGTGGCTCAATAAAGAGTAGGCGTGATTCGTACACACGTGCGAGACCCATCGATGAAGTCAGCGTGCTTCGCCTGGTGGCTTGCACATCTGTTCTAACAGAGTCCTTCAAGCCATTCAGAACAATTTATCTAATGCCTGGTCGACAGTTAACCCACGTGGTTGTGAAACTTCTCAAACTGACTCTAGTAGTTACGCACAAAAATACTGTGCGTCCTTGTCAGATCTAAATTGGTCTTCAGATCATTAAGCAGACGACCCTTCATCAGCTTCTGTCCCATTGCCCTTGCAATAAAAATATTGTCGATGAAAGCATTGATAGCAAGGAtcatttcttcaaattttttgctCATTCGGCTCCATGGTAGTTTTGACATAATCCAGCTCTTGCTCTTTGTGCTCTAAACATGGATCCAACATAACCAGCTCTTATATCCTTTTGTTAGGTGCTTGCTTGAAAGTGTGTAGTGGGATTACTTGGGGCAGGTTCTTCAGCGGGAACTTGGGCCTCACAACAAGgaatttgtttataaaaattCTCCAGCATACCTTATCGATCTCAAACAAGTCTATAAATGgacttgaaaataaaataagataaaattaatcCAACTACCAAACCCTATCAAGATACAATAATCATTTAATCACCCTACTCAAATTATTTCTCCTAATCTAATCACCTATCCCTAATTGGATTATTAATTCTAATCCTATCTTATTCACCAGGCTAAGCACATAATAAAGTGTGAAATCAACtttgaagaaaaattacttTGTATTCTGCATATAGTACACATCAATCTGCCAAGTAAATGGCTATTTGTACAAAGAAAAGCAATATGTCAATATCCACTTACTGGTCCAACAAGAGTGGAGTGGCCCCAAGCCACATAACCAGCTCCAGCATCTCGGGCAGGTGAACAGGTTGCCACATATAACTGTGATTTAAGttttcaaccaaaacaaaaacacgcATGAGACACTCTTcatcagtttataaaaaataaaaagacatgctcGCAATCAATTTTGAGTCTCCCAAGAGATTACTGGTCATTTGATTACATGTGAAGCAGCAAGACTTTTCTATGACTCTAAAGAAATGCTGAATCATGTTTATTGGCCAAGACATCAGCTGTGAAGTTTATGAAGAAACTACTTAATAGTCACCAAATTTCCTCAGTAAACTTGCCAACTTTGACcaaattttgaagagaaatgcATGTAAGACACAATTACAGAATTTGTCCCAAAGAATACTGCCAAGAACTCAAGTCCTAGCTGTATGGTGTGGGCACCCTAATCTGCTACTATTGTCCAGAATATCAATATATATtctttccattaaaaaaaaaaaaaaaaattgtattatctTTGCCAATACCATCATTAAACGATCTTGATTCTCTTATATGTTGAGATCGATCTTTTAAAATGGAGAATACAGCAACTGAAAAGTATCAATAAAGTGGCATGGAATCATTCAAAAAGATGCAAACTTCAGAGACGGGGACTGAGAAAACAACAAACCTTCTCTGTCCAAATACCACAAGACTTGCcatacaaaacaagaaaattggATTTTGTTAGCATACCTGATTGTCAGCAGCCCTACACATGGAAAAGCAGGGTACATGAGTAAAAGAATTACTACAATTATCATGTAAAGCTAAAGATAGCATAAATTACACTTCTACGCATAAAATTACAGGAAATCACAGAATGGTAATGGGGGGAATGAATAAAGGGGGATACTAAAAGAAGAACAACGTCTACAAAGATGAGCATTATCCATGCAGCGATTTGCAGTAAAGGGGaagatattttcttcttctgttcaaaaaccaaaaacaatatttcGTTCCTTCCCCcccaacacacaaaaaaaatgatccACATAAATTCAAGTTTATACGCAGCTGAAAACTAATTATATTTGTGAAGTCTCATTGTGCGTGTTATTcatcacaacaacaaaaaaggtCTCGTTGTAGTTGTTGAAGGAAGATTCAAGCAGTTTGCATGTTATTATAAGATCAAATAACAGGTACACATGGTCTGGTTTTCCATGCTATTTAGATTTTACAGCACCAGACCAAATAACAGCCAGATAACAacccacccacacacacacacacatagtTGACATTGAGAAAGAGGCTCAAGATATCTCAAACTATCATATTGATTTACAATAGTAGAACTTTTCGGGGGATATAAGTTTGTGCTTTAAGTGAAATTTATCACTACCTTGCCCTCTGCAATAACTCCCAATGCAATGGTCCAGTTGTCATGTTAAACGCCCCAGGATAGCATAGCAAGTGAGCACCTGATGTCAAAAACTTGATTCTGTCAATGCACCTTAAATACCGATTTTAGAATGGTTAAAAGATGTCATAAAATTCCGTGCTAGAGACTATTGATCAGTACAAAACAGTACTTGCTATGATAAATCACAACCTAAAGGAATATAGGTTGTGCCTTACACTAATGAACAGAGGAGAAACAAGGATAACAGAACCCAAacagagaaacataaaaaattaagcaCAATCTCACAACTGTATAGAAGCAGTCCATCTTTATGTGACGTCTTTCATACAATCATAAGAATGACTATGAGGCATAGAATGGGATTGTATAACTCAGTaacatattctttttcttttctttcttttttctttgggcGGGGGTGGGGGACCTTTTCTATTAACAGTTTCATGTGTTTCATTTGTATTAATTTTCTGAATAAtgaaattatatttgaaaaatgcGATTATAGAACTTAAAATAGTGATACCACCATGTCcgaaaacaaatataaaagaacaaataaatggATCGTGACCAAGATGcgtggaaaagaagaaagaataatacTCATAGCAGATCCCATGTAGTTGGGATTAAAACTATTGTTTTGAGTACAATAGTCTAGAAATATCATCTTCTTTATTACAGATATAAATAGACGACAAATCAAAAGAATTACCAAAGTTTTGCTTCACAGATATAAATGGTAGATAAACCAAAATAATTACCAAAACTTTGCTAACTGGCTACTAGTCATTGACAATCAGTTGGTAATAATAAACTCCACCAGTAGTGCGAAACTTTTAACTTTTCATAGGTCGATGGAAGGAATAAACAAACCTCTTGCTGCATATATCATTGCCAGCTCCTGAAACCGAAGGTCATAACAGATGCCTATACCAATACGCCCAACATCTGCATGAGAGAATAACAATTACGATGATCCATGAAGAAGTGAGAACTTCCTGAATGATGGATAAAAGGCTATGGAAAAGAATGAATATCATACTAGAATTATCATATAAGTTGCCAACGTATTGTGTAGACAGAACTCGGCGTTTAAAGGTCATATACCACAACCAACCATTAAGTCACAGCAGGGTTGTCCAGTCAAAAACTCCAGAGAGTAATGTGATCAAATTATGCATGAAGCAGATCTCCAGGAGGCCAATTCAGAAATATTACCACACGCCATCTCTTTCAAACTCAGTAAGTTACCAAGAAACTTAAAGCAAGTAGGTGGCATAAAAAAGAGCCTTGTCTAGGTCATTATATTAATTTCAATTGTAGATATTACCTGTGTCCACAATGGTAGGACTCTCTCCTGCTGTGAGAGTCTTTGACTCAATGAAGGTAATCTTCCCAGGAATATCAATATCAAAAAGGTGTACCTGCAATCAGAATATGTacataagaaattaaaattatgtcGCAGCCAGAAACAAAAAGGTCCGAGAAATAACACTACCCAGGATATGAAATATTCTCTACAAGGTTAAGTTCATGGTACTCAAGGCATTTTCATTCCACAAAACATGAAGTATTGACTTGTAGACACAATATCTCAACATCTGGCCAAGGAACAAGTAGTTTTGCTATATAAACACAACTTAGgttcctttcttcttttaaagaaaaagaaatatgcataAATTATGAGATCATCCATAATCCTAAAAAGAGTCTAACAATATCAGGCATCTACAAGTAAACTCCAAACTACATCTTATTttatcacaaaataacaagaaaaagtAACTTAGCTTAGCTTAGTACAATTTACataactatttttaaatttggggtGCAAAGTATTATCCAATACCAGCGTCATAGTCTAAGTGTGACATCAAATTTTTTGAAAGGGAATTGTTGGAATgttagttaaatgattaaattcaacgTTTTCATCAACTTAACTTTTataataattggtaatttaacgtGGTTTCAGCTTTTGAGTTTTAACTTGACTCTACAATTTACCCCATTTTAATTGGACTTCACTTGTTGAGCAGAAGTTTACGCAACAAGTACCTTCCGGTGCTTAGCTTTCAGCTCTCCATTAGTACCAAAGACGCAACAAGTATTATACACTCGATCCCCAGAACGTTCTGGTATGGAACCACCAACTATTGTGATCTTCAGAAGACGAGAAACTTCAGACAACATGGCTGTCGAAGGAGATGCATCACCGCCAGCATCAATGTCCTCAGCGTAGACTGGGAAGCAATCATTCGAATACGGGCTATTCCATATTTCCTGACACGACAAAACCCAGTCATAATCTCAAATTTCCAATTTCAGGGAATATCTTGCTAAATGCTACGTATGTTGAACAAGAATTTATCAGATTCTttcacgtcaaaaaaaaataacaaaagatttgaaagttcTGAAGTTTCAAAATCTGGGCGTGAACTCACGGGTAAGAGAACAAGCTGGGCGCCCTTTGAAGCGGCCTCCTCGATCGCCTTGCGAGCGTGCGCGATATTCCTCTGCTTATCGGGCGTCACCGATATTTGGCACAGCCCAATCTTGAACTGAAACGACAGCGCACCAGAAAACAGAATTGACGTTTTTCGTTTATGTAAAATAAGAAACAGAAATTAAGGATAAAGGAGAGAAAGAGGCTTGCCTTGGTGAGAGGGGGAGTGGGCAGGGGAAGGGCAGGCGGGGCCCTGGCCTGTTCGGGCTTGTAAGAGGCGGCCATTATCGGAGAGAAGCCGGTGTGGATTCGGGTGAAATTGGTGGAATTAGCGTGGTGTTTGGGGTAGAGGGAAATCGGAGGGGTagagaggaatttggagtggAAAAtggagcgagagagagaggagggggaGTGGTGGAGACTCAGAGATTTGGAGGTGAGCAAGGATGATAATGCTGCTTTCATTTCCCTTTCTCCGGCTTGGATTGGCACACGCTCGGCTTGGAGTTGGTCCACCCACCGTCCACCCTACTCTCGACTGTAAGTTtttgacgttttttttttatatatttttttttaatttgaaggaaTGATTtatgtcaataatttgtttttatttttttaaatttaataggtCAATTAGATATAtgaattcattattgaatttatatgcGATCAACAtaattttacaaatctaataattaacatgagatgagatgaaaaaaaattaaaaatatatatattga from Corylus avellana chromosome ca6, CavTom2PMs-1.0 includes the following:
- the LOC132184328 gene encoding omega-amidase, chloroplastic: MKAALSSLLTSKSLSLHHSPSSLSRSIFHSKFLSTPPISLYPKHHANSTNFTRIHTGFSPIMAASYKPEQARAPPALPLPTPPLTKFKIGLCQISVTPDKQRNIAHARKAIEEAASKGAQLVLLPEIWNSPYSNDCFPVYAEDIDAGGDASPSTAMLSEVSRLLKITIVGGSIPERSGDRVYNTCCVFGTNGELKAKHRKVHLFDIDIPGKITFIESKTLTAGESPTIVDTDVGRIGIGICYDLRFQELAMIYAARGAHLLCYPGAFNMTTGPLHWELLQRARAADNQLYVATCSPARDAGAGYVAWGHSTLVGPFGEVLATTEHEEAIIIAEVDYSLIELRRTNLPLLKQRRGDLYQLVDVQRLKSQ